A genomic stretch from Budorcas taxicolor isolate Tak-1 chromosome 15, Takin1.1, whole genome shotgun sequence includes:
- the ANGPTL5 gene encoding angiopoietin-related protein 5 encodes MIYLFQASLLFLNLCIFTCGEAIQDNCVHHSTDSPGVNIVEDESNTKGESKSNATVYKEDCEEACDIKTKITREEKYFMCRNLQNSIVSYTRSTKKLLRNVMDEQQASLDYLINQVNELMNRVLLLTTEVFRKQLDTFPHRPVQSHGLDCTDIKDTIGSVTKTPSGLYIIHPEGASHPFEVMCDMDYRGGGWTVIQKRIDGIIDFQKLWCDYLDGFGDLLGEFWLGLKKTFYIVNQKNTSFMLHVALESEDDTLAYASYDDFWIEDETKFFKMHLGRYSGNAGDAFRGFRKEDNQNAMPFSTPDVDNDGCRPACFISDQSVKSCSHLSNNTGWWFSQCGLANLNGIHHFSGKLLTTGIRWDTWTKNNSPVKIKSVSMKIRRTYNPYFK; translated from the exons atgatttatctTTTCCAAGCCTCACTCTTGTTCTTAAATCTATGTATTTTTACTTGTGGAGAAGCTATACAAGATAACTGTGTGCATCATTCTACG gatTCTCCAGGAGTTAACATTGTAGAAGATGAATCTAATACAAAAGGTGAAAGTAAAAGTAATGCTACTGTTTACAAAGAAGATTGTGAGGAAGCATGTgatattaaaactaaaattacacgagaagaaaaatatttcatgtgta GGAATTTGCAAAATTCTATTGTTTCTTATACACGAAGTACCAAAAAACTACTAAGAAACGTGATGGATGAGCAGCAAGCTTCCTTGGATTATTTAATTAATCAG GTTAATGAGCTCATGAATCGAGTTCTCCTTTTGACAACAGAAGTTTTTAGAAAACAGCTGGATACTTTTCCTCACAGACCAGTTCAGTCACACG GTCTAGATTGTACTGATATTAAAGATACCATTGGTTCTGTCACCAAAACACCAAGTGGTTTGTATATAATCCATCCAGAAGGCGCTAGTCATCCATTTGAG GTTATGTGTGACATGGATTACAGAGGAGGTGGATGGACTGTGATACAGAAAAGGATTGATGGGATAATTGATTTCCAAAAGTTGTGGTGTGATTATCTGGATGGATTTGGTGACCTCTTAG gCGAATTTTGGCTAGGACTGAAAAAGACTTTTTATATAGTGAATCAGAAGAATACCAGTTTTATGCTGCATGTGGCACTGGAATCTGAAGATGACACATTAGCTTATGCATCATATGATGATTTTTGGATAGAGgatgaaacaaaattttttaaaatgcacttaGGACGATATTCAGGAAATGCTG GTGATGCATTCCGGGGCTTCAGAAAAGAAGATAATCAAAATGCAATGCCTTTCAGCACACCAGATGTTGATAATGATGGATGTCGTCCTGCATGCTTTATCAGTGATCAGTCTGTGAAAAGCTGCAGCCACCTCAGTAACAATACCGGATGGTGGTTCAGCCAGTGTGGTCTCGCAAATCTGAATGGCATTCATCACTTCTCTGGAAAGTTGCTTACAACTGGGATTCGATGGGACACATGGACTAAAAACAACTCACCCGTCAAGATTAAATCTGTTTCAATGAAAATTAGAAGAACTTACaatccatattttaaataa